Part of the Kitasatospora sp. NBC_01266 genome, CCGGCCTGCCCCGGACCGAGGACGGGCCGCGACCTGCACGCCGGCTGCGGGCGGTCGCGGCGCCGTACGGCGACGGGCAACCGCCCACGCTGACCGAGCTGTACTGGGCACGGCGACTCGACATGGTGCGGCTCGCGCTCTTCCTGGTGGATGACCTGCACACCGCCGAGGACGTGGTCCAGGACGCCTTCGCCGCCCTGTGCCGCACCCACGGCAGCTCGCTGGACGGGCTCCAGGACCCCGCGGCCTATCTGCACTCCGCGGTGCTCAACGCTTCGCGCTCCGTGCTGCGCAAGCGCCGCACCGCCCGTGCCTTCACGCCGCCGCACGAGGGCTACGGGCCGCCCGTCGAAGAGGGGCTGCTGCTCGCCGAGGAGCACCGGCAGGTCATCGACGCCATGCGGCAACTGACCCGGCGCCAGCGAGAGGTGCTGGTGCTGCGGTACTGGTCGGAGCTGACCGAGGCGCAGATCGCGCAGACGCTCGGGCTGGCGC contains:
- a CDS encoding RNA polymerase sigma factor, yielding MQYAIPAAPTWWSRLLARLPQTSPVSGLPRTEDGPRPARRLRAVAAPYGDGQPPTLTELYWARRLDMVRLALFLVDDLHTAEDVVQDAFAALCRTHGSSLDGLQDPAAYLHSAVLNASRSVLRKRRTARAFTPPHEGYGPPVEEGLLLAEEHRQVIDAMRQLTRRQREVLVLRYWSELTEAQIAQTLGLARGTVKSTASRALDILAKKLEADR